The genomic window GGAGGGCTTCCCGGAGAGCTCCGGGTGCTCCGCGAGCAGCCGGTGGGTGGCCAGGGGGATGGACGCGGCGGAGGTGTTGCCGGCCTCGGCGATGTCGCGCGCGATGATCACGGACTCGGGCAGCTTGAGCACCTTGGCCATCTGGTCGATGATGCGCATGTTCGCCTGGTGCGGAACGAAGGCCGCGAGGTCCTCCGGGGCCAGCCCGGCGGCGTCGAGCGCTTCCTGGGCCACCCGGGCACCCTCCCAGGACGCCCAGCGGAAGACGGTCTGGCCGTCCTGGCGCAGCGTGGGCCACAGGGTGGCGTCCGGGTCCATCTCACCGGTCTCCGGGTCCACGAGGTCCTTGGCGAAGGTGCGCTGACCGCCGCGCTCGACCGTGCGGATGTCGGTGAGCGGGTGCGTCATGCGGATGGCGTCCCACTTGGAGCCGTCCGAGCCCCATACGGAGGGACCGATGCCGGGGACCTCGGACGGGCCGATCACCACGGCGCCGGCGCCGTCGCCGAGCAGGAAGGAGATGGAGCGCTCGTGGTTGTCGATGACGTCCGAGAGCTTCTCCACACCGATCACGAGCACGTTGGTGGAGTCCCCGGAGCGCACGAGCGAGTCCGCCTGGGCCACCCCGTAGCAGTACCCGGCGCACGCGGCGGAGATGTCGTAGGCCGCCGCCGGGGTGGCCCCCAGACGGTCGGCCAGGTTGGCCGCGAGGGAGGGAGTGAGATACGGGAAGGACACCGTGGAGACGATGATGGTGCTCAGCTGCTCCCCGGTCAGTCCGGAGTTCTCCAGCGCCTCCCGGGCCGCGTGCTCCGCCATGTCCAGCACGGAGACGTCCTCGGGGGCGCGGTGGCGGGTGTGGATGCCGGTGCGCTTGACGATCCACTCGTCCGAGGACTCGATCCACTGGCAGACGTCGTCGTTGGTGACGATCTCGGACGGTCGGTACGCGCCGATGCCCAGGATGCGGGTGTGGGCGTGGGGAATGTTCTGTTTGATGGTCGCCACGGGAGGCCGACTCCTAACCTGGTGCAGATCTCAGCGAGTGGTGCGGGTGGATCACACCCTTCTCAGGCCAGCGTACTCCGCACGCTCTCGAGGTCCTCGGGGGTGTTCACGGCCTGGGCCGGCACGCCCTTGAGCCCGCGCTTGGCCAGACCCACCAGGGTGCCTGCCGGCGGCAGCTCCACGATCCGGGACACGCCCAGCTCCGCCATGGTGTCCATGCACGCGTCCCAGCGCACCGGGCGGCACACCTGCTCCACGAGGGAGTCCAGGAAAGCGCGGCCGTCCTCGACCCGGGTGCCGCGGTGGTTGCTGAGCAGGGTGTGGGCGGGGTCCTGCACGCTCAGCTCGGGCACGAGCTCCCGCAGCGGCTCGAGTGCCGGGGCCATGTGCTCCGTGTGGAACGCTCCGGCCACCTTCAGGCGCACCACTTTGGCACGTGCCGGGGGGTTCGCGGCGAGGGCGTCGAGCTGCTCGACCGTTCCCGCGGCCACCACCTGACCGCCGCCGTTGGCGTTCGCGACTGTGGCACCCACCGCGGCAATTGACTCGGCCACCCCGTCCGGGGTGCCGCCCAGCACGGCAGCCATGCCCGTGGGGGTTGCCGCCGCGGCCTCGGCCATCGCCGTGGCGCGCACGCGCACGAAGCGCATGGCGTCCGCCTCGCTGAGCACACCGGCCAGCGCCGCCGCCGTGATCTCACCCACGGAGTGGCCCGCGAGCACAACGTCGTCGCGGCCCTCGAGCTGCGGCGCGAGCATGCGGCCGGCCAGCAGTCCGGCGGCCACGATGAGCGGCTGGGCCACGGCAGTGTCCTTGATGGTCTCCTCGTCGGCCTCGGTGCCGTAGTGGGCGAGGTCCAGACCGGCGGCG from Kocuria rhizophila DC2201 includes these protein-coding regions:
- a CDS encoding beta-ketoacyl-ACP synthase III, producing MATIKQNIPHAHTRILGIGAYRPSEIVTNDDVCQWIESSDEWIVKRTGIHTRHRAPEDVSVLDMAEHAAREALENSGLTGEQLSTIIVSTVSFPYLTPSLAANLADRLGATPAAAYDISAACAGYCYGVAQADSLVRSGDSTNVLVIGVEKLSDVIDNHERSISFLLGDGAGAVVIGPSEVPGIGPSVWGSDGSKWDAIRMTHPLTDIRTVERGGQRTFAKDLVDPETGEMDPDATLWPTLRQDGQTVFRWASWEGARVAQEALDAAGLAPEDLAAFVPHQANMRIIDQMAKVLKLPESVIIARDIAEAGNTSAASIPLATHRLLAEHPELSGKPSLQIGFGAGLVYGAQVVLLP
- a CDS encoding ACP S-malonyltransferase: MIAVVCPGQGSQKPGFLSEWLSAPGATEHLARLSDAAGLDLAHYGTEADEETIKDTAVAQPLIVAAGLLAGRMLAPQLEGRDDVVLAGHSVGEITAAALAGVLSEADAMRFVRVRATAMAEAAAATPTGMAAVLGGTPDGVAESIAAVGATVANANGGGQVVAAGTVEQLDALAANPPARAKVVRLKVAGAFHTEHMAPALEPLRELVPELSVQDPAHTLLSNHRGTRVEDGRAFLDSLVEQVCRPVRWDACMDTMAELGVSRIVELPPAGTLVGLAKRGLKGVPAQAVNTPEDLESVRSTLA